One window of Acipenser ruthenus chromosome 17, fAciRut3.2 maternal haplotype, whole genome shotgun sequence genomic DNA carries:
- the LOC117423732 gene encoding transcription cofactor HES-6-like produces the protein MAPSSRPCKNGSAQDDEEYYGVKRDRKARKPLVEKMRRARINESLHELRGLLADSDFQTKTENAEVLEMTVKRVENILRSRDLETDTMNREASERFAAGYVQCMHEVHMFVSNCPGIDAAVAAELLNHLLESMPLNEDHFQDMLVDLMSDSSSSSTWPSREGVCPSMVSPGGAGLSGHSPAPSTTSSEDTCSDLDETDAEPSHTSPDNSRSHSTPGVLCSKSMWRPW, from the exons ATGGCTCCCTCATCCAGACCTTGCAAAAATGGATCTGCCCAGGATGATGAGGAATATTATGGGGTTAAAAGAGACAGAAAG GCGAGAAAGCCTTTGGTTGAGAAAATGAGGCGAGCTCGGATCAATGAAAGTCTACACGAACTGAGAGGCCTTCTTGCAGATAGCGAT TTTCAGACAAAAACGGAGAATGCCGAAGTGCTGGAAATGACTGTGAAACGAGTTGAGAATATTCTTCGGAGCAGAGATCTTG AAACCGACACCATGAACCGTGAAGCAAGCGAGCGGTTCGCTGCAGGATACGTACAGTGCATGCACGAGGTGCACATGTTCGTGTCGAATTGCCCCGGGATAGACGCTGCAGTGGCCGCCGAGCTGCTCAACCACCTTTTGGAATCTATGCCCCTGAACGAAGACCATTTTCAGGACATGCTTGTGGATTTAATGTCGGACTCTTCCAGCAGCAGCACTTGGCCTAGCAGGGAAGGGGTATGCCCATCCATGGTATCCCCCGGGGGTGCGGGGTTGTCTGGCCATTCTCCAGCGCCTTCTACAACATCCAGCGAGGACACATGTTCCGATCTAGACGAGACTGATGCGGAACCCAGTCACACTTCGCCGGATAACTCCAGGAGCCACAGCACACCTGGTGTTCTCTGCTCGAAATCCATGTGGAGACCGTGGTGA